One Sphaerisporangium krabiense DNA segment encodes these proteins:
- a CDS encoding trypco2 family protein, which translates to MLELSTVIKELRTELTKAMKSADGEQLQFGVGPIELEVTMAVTREASLNGKVKIWVLETGADAKINDVQTHSVKLTLTPEVKGPTKQEDRSLYISGRGEEGER; encoded by the coding sequence GTGCTTGAGCTTTCGACCGTCATCAAGGAATTGCGCACCGAGTTGACGAAGGCGATGAAGTCCGCCGACGGTGAGCAGTTGCAGTTCGGGGTGGGGCCCATCGAACTGGAGGTGACGATGGCGGTCACCCGTGAGGCCTCGCTGAACGGCAAGGTCAAGATCTGGGTGCTGGAGACCGGCGCCGACGCCAAGATCAACGACGTGCAGACCCACAGCGTGAAGCTCACCCTCACGCCCGAGGTGAAGGGGCCGACCAAGCAGGAGGACAGGTCACTGTACATCTCAGGGCGCGGGGAGGAGGGCGAGCGCTGA
- a CDS encoding M20/M25/M40 family metallo-hydrolase: MTEVAGICSDLLRIDTTNDGTPDGSGERTAAEYVAGLLAEAGIEPMVLESAPRRTSVVARVPGDDPEALLIHGHLDVVPADPAEWRLHPFSGEIEGGCVNGRGAVDMKGTLSMTLTLVREWARTGRRPRRDLVLAFLADEEATGEYGAGYAVTRHRDLFEGCTEAISESGGFSVQAGADGGRVYPVAVGERGTAWMKLTAHGVAGHGSKPPVDNPVAELCRALARLADHRWPVRLTPAVARLIDDLGRALGTTIDLDRLDEEAERLGKAGTLFRGVIRNSANPTMLNAGYKVNVIPGTAEAHVDGRFLPGFRDEFLETLDRLLGPKITREFVSFEDGVASPTEGLFDDLCAALLAEDPAGRPVPYVMTGGTDAKSFARLGIRGYGFAPLLLDPSLDYFGMFHGVDERVPVAGLEFGVRVLDRLLASPATPRPAT, translated from the coding sequence GTGACAGAGGTGGCGGGCATCTGCTCGGACCTGCTCAGGATCGACACGACCAACGACGGCACGCCGGACGGCTCGGGCGAGCGCACGGCGGCCGAGTACGTCGCGGGGCTGCTCGCCGAGGCGGGCATCGAACCCATGGTGCTGGAGTCGGCGCCCCGCCGCACCAGCGTGGTGGCGCGCGTCCCCGGGGACGACCCGGAGGCGCTGCTGATCCACGGACACCTGGACGTCGTGCCCGCCGACCCCGCGGAGTGGCGGCTGCACCCGTTCTCCGGCGAGATCGAGGGCGGGTGCGTCAACGGGCGCGGCGCGGTGGACATGAAGGGCACGCTGTCCATGACGCTGACGCTGGTGCGCGAATGGGCGCGCACCGGACGGCGTCCGCGGCGCGACCTCGTGCTGGCGTTCCTCGCCGACGAGGAGGCCACCGGCGAGTACGGCGCCGGGTACGCGGTCACCCGGCACCGCGACCTGTTCGAGGGCTGCACCGAGGCGATCAGCGAGTCGGGCGGCTTCAGCGTCCAGGCGGGCGCGGACGGGGGCCGGGTGTACCCGGTGGCGGTGGGCGAGCGGGGCACGGCGTGGATGAAGCTCACCGCGCACGGGGTGGCCGGGCACGGCTCCAAGCCGCCGGTGGACAACCCGGTCGCCGAGCTGTGCCGGGCGCTGGCGCGGCTGGCCGACCACCGCTGGCCCGTGCGGCTCACGCCCGCCGTGGCGCGGCTCATCGACGACCTCGGCCGCGCGCTCGGGACCACGATCGACCTGGACCGGCTGGACGAGGAGGCCGAGCGGCTCGGCAAGGCCGGCACGCTGTTCCGAGGCGTGATCCGCAACTCGGCCAACCCGACCATGCTGAACGCCGGCTACAAGGTCAACGTCATCCCCGGCACGGCCGAGGCGCACGTGGACGGCCGGTTCCTGCCCGGGTTCCGTGACGAGTTCCTGGAGACCCTCGACCGGCTGCTCGGCCCGAAGATCACCCGGGAGTTCGTCAGCTTCGAGGACGGCGTGGCCTCCCCGACCGAGGGCCTGTTCGACGACCTGTGCGCGGCGCTGCTGGCCGAGGACCCGGCGGGCCGCCCGGTGCCGTACGTCATGACCGGGGGCACCGACGCCAAGTCCTTCGCCAGGCTCGGCATCCGGGGGTACGGCTTCGCGCCGCTGCTGCTGGACCCGTCCCTGGACTACTTCGGGATGTTCCACGGCGTCGACGAGCGGGTGCCGGTCGCGGGCCTGGAGTTCGGCGTCCGCGTCCTGGACCGCCTGCTCGCCTCCCCGGCCACGCCCCGGCCCGCGACCTGA
- a CDS encoding prolyl oligopeptidase family serine peptidase — translation MIESAVTAADVARVGDRPVWADIVPAPGGEEVWWDEPRPAEGGRRCVVRRTPDGEVHDVLPPGWNARNRVIEYGGRSWRALPDGGLVFTNWADQRLYHLDRLDPGTQPQPISPPGPSRYADLILHGDEVWCVRETGVRRDLVAVPLTGGEPRVVATAQHFLMNPRVSPDGRQVAWIGWDHPNMPWDGTELCVAPLREDGTAGPYRVVAGGPEESVAQAEWRDDGALYAVTDATGWWNIHLVPVDGGPAENLTPIPEEFGDAAWKLGSRWFALAGDRIAAVHGTAGVKRLSVLDPATGALTDVGGEYSWWAATLSASPDGRRVVGVATTTHRPFEVVRVDLDTGAHEVLSPAKELPDPALLPTPEAMVFDGVHAVVYPPRGAREGVPSPYVMFVHGGPTGSSPLVFDLSIAYFTSRGIGVAEVNYGGSTGYGRAYRERLRHNWGVVDVRDSETVARGLAAAGLADPERLAIRGGSAGGWTAVAALVHSDAFRGCVAHYAITDPEGWARETHDFESRYLDGLIGPLPETRQRYLDRCPTLHAHQASGPALLLHGLEDAIVDPGQAERFVAALDAHGGRWAYLTFPGEQHGWRREETIVAALEAELAFYGLIFGLPTPEVPPLTLKGPK, via the coding sequence GTGATCGAGTCCGCTGTCACTGCCGCCGACGTCGCCCGCGTGGGCGACCGCCCCGTCTGGGCCGACATCGTGCCCGCGCCCGGCGGCGAGGAGGTCTGGTGGGACGAGCCGCGCCCCGCCGAGGGCGGCAGGCGCTGCGTGGTGCGGCGCACCCCCGACGGCGAGGTGCACGACGTCCTGCCGCCGGGCTGGAACGCGCGCAACCGGGTCATCGAGTACGGCGGCCGCTCCTGGCGCGCGCTGCCGGACGGCGGGCTGGTGTTCACCAACTGGGCGGACCAGCGGCTCTACCACCTCGACCGGCTCGACCCCGGCACCCAGCCCCAGCCGATCAGCCCGCCAGGCCCGTCCCGGTACGCCGACCTGATCCTGCACGGCGACGAGGTGTGGTGCGTGCGCGAGACCGGCGTCCGGCGCGACCTGGTCGCGGTGCCGCTGACCGGCGGCGAGCCGCGCGTGGTGGCCACGGCCCAGCACTTCCTGATGAACCCCCGCGTCTCCCCCGACGGACGGCAGGTCGCCTGGATCGGCTGGGACCACCCCAACATGCCGTGGGACGGCACCGAGCTGTGCGTGGCGCCGCTGCGCGAGGACGGCACCGCCGGCCCGTACCGGGTGGTGGCCGGCGGCCCGGAGGAGTCCGTGGCGCAGGCCGAGTGGCGCGACGACGGCGCGCTGTACGCCGTCACCGACGCCACGGGGTGGTGGAACATCCATCTGGTGCCCGTGGACGGCGGCCCGGCCGAGAACCTGACGCCGATCCCGGAGGAGTTCGGCGACGCCGCCTGGAAGCTCGGCTCGCGCTGGTTCGCGCTGGCCGGCGACAGGATCGCCGCCGTCCACGGCACGGCGGGCGTCAAGCGGCTGAGCGTGCTCGACCCGGCCACCGGCGCGCTCACCGACGTCGGCGGCGAGTACAGCTGGTGGGCCGCCACCCTGTCGGCCTCGCCGGACGGGCGGCGCGTGGTGGGCGTGGCCACGACGACGCACCGGCCGTTCGAGGTGGTCCGGGTGGACCTGGACACCGGTGCCCACGAGGTGCTCTCGCCCGCCAAGGAGCTGCCCGACCCGGCGCTGCTGCCCACGCCCGAGGCCATGGTCTTCGACGGCGTGCACGCCGTCGTCTACCCGCCGCGCGGCGCGCGCGAGGGCGTGCCGTCGCCGTACGTGATGTTCGTGCACGGCGGGCCGACCGGGTCCAGCCCGCTGGTGTTCGACCTGTCGATCGCCTACTTCACCAGCAGGGGCATCGGCGTGGCCGAGGTCAACTACGGAGGCTCCACCGGGTACGGCCGGGCCTACCGGGAGCGGCTGCGGCACAACTGGGGCGTGGTGGACGTGCGCGACAGCGAGACCGTCGCCCGGGGGCTGGCGGCGGCCGGGCTGGCCGACCCCGAGCGCCTCGCCATCCGGGGCGGCAGCGCGGGCGGCTGGACGGCGGTCGCCGCGCTCGTGCACAGCGACGCCTTCCGGGGCTGCGTCGCGCACTACGCGATCACCGACCCCGAGGGGTGGGCCCGGGAGACCCACGACTTCGAGTCCCGCTACCTGGACGGGCTGATCGGCCCGCTGCCCGAGACCCGGCAGCGCTACCTGGACCGCTGTCCCACGCTGCACGCCCACCAGGCGTCCGGGCCCGCGCTGCTGCTGCACGGCCTGGAGGACGCCATCGTCGACCCGGGCCAGGCCGAGCGGTTCGTCGCGGCCCTGGACGCGCACGGCGGCCGGTGGGCCTATTTGACCTTTCCCGGGGAACAGCACGGCTGGAGACGCGAGGAGACGATCGTCGCGGCACTGGAGGCCGAGCTCGCCTTCTACGGGCTCATCTTCGGCCTCCCCACCCCCGAGGTGCCGCCGTTGACGCTGAAAGGACCGAAGTGA
- a CDS encoding C39 family peptidase — protein sequence MVTPSPAGPSRVVLHRWTSVVPAESGVAGYLDPFGGEATTWPYTRWTSEEREIGFPAAELVPSWTASAPKGSWLRVELRARTVTGALTKWYDMGRWAEGEEDIHRSSLPGQGDQDGDVAVDTFVAARPVVAYRLRLTLHGAGAEVRAACVMASAPPARGGGAVSPPGEARGVALDVPARSQRVHSGHHPQWGGGGDSWCSPASVTMVLQYWGAGPGPAELSFVDPADPCPAVDHAARDMYDHSYQGTGNWPFAVAYAGRYGMDGFVTRLRSLAELERFVRAGIPVITSQSFRERELPGSGYSTGGHLMVVTGFTPDGDVIANDPAAPTDGTVKRIYPRAAFENVWLRTTGSGGIVHVIHPRDVPLPVPTAEGNW from the coding sequence GTGGTCACCCCGTCGCCCGCCGGTCCCAGCCGTGTCGTCCTCCACCGATGGACCTCCGTGGTCCCCGCGGAGAGCGGCGTGGCCGGGTACCTGGACCCGTTCGGCGGCGAGGCCACGACCTGGCCCTACACGCGGTGGACCTCCGAGGAACGCGAGATCGGCTTCCCCGCGGCCGAGCTGGTGCCGTCCTGGACGGCCTCGGCGCCCAAGGGGTCGTGGCTGCGGGTGGAGCTGCGGGCCCGCACGGTGACCGGCGCGCTGACCAAGTGGTACGACATGGGCCGCTGGGCCGAGGGCGAGGAGGACATCCACCGCTCCTCGCTGCCCGGCCAGGGCGACCAGGACGGCGACGTCGCCGTGGACACCTTCGTGGCCGCCCGTCCCGTCGTGGCCTACCGGCTGCGGCTCACCCTGCACGGCGCGGGGGCCGAGGTGCGGGCGGCCTGCGTGATGGCCTCGGCGCCGCCCGCGCGCGGCGGCGGGGCCGTGAGTCCGCCGGGCGAGGCGCGCGGCGTGGCGCTGGACGTGCCGGCCCGCTCGCAGCGCGTCCACTCCGGCCACCACCCGCAGTGGGGAGGCGGCGGCGACTCCTGGTGCAGCCCCGCCTCGGTGACCATGGTGCTGCAGTACTGGGGCGCGGGCCCCGGCCCGGCCGAGCTGTCCTTCGTCGACCCGGCCGACCCGTGCCCGGCCGTGGACCACGCGGCCCGCGACATGTACGACCACAGCTACCAGGGCACGGGCAACTGGCCGTTCGCCGTCGCCTACGCCGGGCGGTACGGCATGGACGGCTTCGTGACCCGGCTGCGCTCGCTGGCCGAGCTGGAACGCTTCGTCCGCGCCGGCATCCCGGTGATCACCTCGCAGTCGTTCCGGGAGCGCGAGCTGCCCGGCTCGGGGTACTCCACCGGCGGCCACCTGATGGTGGTCACCGGGTTCACCCCGGACGGCGACGTGATCGCCAACGATCCGGCGGCGCCCACCGACGGCACGGTCAAGAGAATCTATCCCCGGGCCGCATTCGAGAACGTGTGGTTACGCACGACCGGCAGCGGGGGAATCGTCCATGTCATCCACCCGCGCGACGTCCCGCTTCCCGTCCCGACCGCAGAGGGCAACTGGTGA
- the merB gene encoding organomercurial lyase: protein MHDLADVRVFVYRSFAERGGPPVIEEVAAEFGIGADEALQALRALHDAHLLVLDADRRRIVMAHPWSAVPLGFVVAGERMKWWGGCAWDSFAIPALAGEPCLVATHCPGCGRALALDVCPDEPPTADMVAHFLVPIPRMWDDVMFACGHQSLFCAEEHVGRWLRETRNPRGVLLDLRTLWLLATRWYAGRLTRDYRRRTPDEARALFQELGLSGPFWGDDTPRERPAAGTGGLPRTEPALLVRCGPAASPAGRRPER, encoded by the coding sequence ATGCACGATCTGGCAGACGTGCGGGTCTTCGTCTACCGGTCCTTCGCCGAACGGGGCGGCCCGCCGGTCATCGAAGAGGTCGCCGCCGAGTTCGGCATCGGCGCGGACGAGGCACTCCAGGCGCTGCGCGCCCTGCACGACGCCCACCTCCTCGTGCTCGACGCCGACCGCCGGCGGATCGTCATGGCCCACCCCTGGTCGGCGGTGCCGCTCGGCTTCGTCGTCGCGGGGGAGCGGATGAAGTGGTGGGGCGGCTGCGCCTGGGACTCCTTCGCGATCCCCGCCCTGGCCGGCGAGCCGTGCCTGGTCGCCACCCACTGCCCCGGCTGCGGCAGGGCTCTGGCGCTGGACGTCTGCCCCGACGAGCCGCCCACCGCGGACATGGTGGCCCACTTCCTGGTGCCGATCCCGCGCATGTGGGACGACGTGATGTTCGCCTGCGGGCACCAGTCGCTGTTCTGCGCCGAGGAGCACGTCGGCCGGTGGCTGCGTGAGACGCGCAACCCCCGGGGCGTGCTGCTGGACCTGCGCACTCTCTGGCTGCTGGCGACGCGCTGGTACGCGGGCCGCCTCACCCGCGACTACCGCAGGCGCACCCCGGACGAGGCGCGGGCCCTGTTCCAGGAGCTCGGCCTGTCCGGGCCGTTCTGGGGCGACGACACCCCGCGCGAGCGGCCCGCCGCCGGGACGGGCGGGCTGCCGCGCACCGAGCCCGCCCTGCTGGTCAGGTGCGGGCCCGCGGCCTCTCCGGCCGGCCGCCGGCCGGAGAGGTAG
- a CDS encoding DUF5925 domain-containing protein produces the protein MSIVEEVRFPAAEALPMRVWLDDGDSPIDVIDALALSPFANGNQPYARTASLERVRPDAALMPARARLTRAAREQDGRDSRLACGEGWTLRVVRFSNRAAVVTVTAVSDELARSVLEECTKDAVEPPPHDQGHVDMGFWWTGARGPRRTERPISAPLWPAIRDNYSKAARGALENVMRVTPAAVDGRLLLLHGPPGTGKTTAMRAVAREWADWCQVDCVLDPERLFADPGYLMEVAVGYDSDDDGHRWRLLVLEDCDELIRAEAKEATGQGLSRLLNLTDGLLGQGRDVLVAVTTNEELSRLHPAVVRPGRCLAQIEAGRLSHDEATAWLGTSEGIGAAGASLAELFALRSGRTPAVPPAPPETTGLYL, from the coding sequence ATGTCCATTGTGGAGGAGGTCCGTTTCCCCGCCGCGGAGGCCCTGCCCATGCGGGTATGGCTCGACGACGGCGACTCGCCGATCGATGTCATCGACGCGCTCGCGCTGTCCCCGTTCGCCAACGGGAACCAGCCCTACGCGCGCACCGCCAGCCTGGAACGGGTACGGCCCGACGCCGCGCTGATGCCCGCCCGCGCCCGCCTGACCCGCGCCGCGCGCGAGCAGGACGGCCGCGACTCGCGCCTGGCGTGCGGGGAGGGCTGGACGCTGCGGGTCGTCAGGTTCAGCAACCGCGCCGCCGTGGTCACCGTGACCGCCGTCAGCGACGAGCTCGCCCGCTCGGTGCTGGAGGAGTGCACCAAGGACGCGGTCGAGCCGCCGCCGCACGACCAGGGCCACGTCGACATGGGCTTCTGGTGGACCGGGGCCCGCGGGCCGCGGCGCACCGAGCGGCCGATCAGCGCGCCGCTGTGGCCGGCGATCCGGGACAACTACTCCAAGGCCGCGCGCGGCGCCCTGGAGAACGTCATGCGGGTGACGCCCGCGGCCGTGGACGGGCGGCTGCTGCTCCTGCACGGACCCCCGGGCACCGGCAAGACCACCGCGATGCGCGCCGTGGCACGCGAGTGGGCGGACTGGTGCCAGGTGGACTGCGTGCTCGACCCCGAGCGCCTGTTCGCCGACCCCGGCTACCTGATGGAGGTCGCCGTCGGGTACGACTCCGACGACGACGGGCACCGCTGGCGCCTGCTGGTGCTGGAGGACTGCGACGAGCTGATCCGCGCCGAGGCCAAGGAGGCCACGGGCCAGGGCCTGTCGCGGCTGCTCAACCTGACCGACGGGCTGCTCGGCCAGGGCAGGGACGTGCTGGTCGCGGTGACCACCAACGAGGAACTGTCCCGGCTGCACCCGGCGGTCGTGCGCCCGGGGCGCTGCCTGGCCCAGATCGAGGCGGGCCGCCTGTCCCACGACGAGGCGACGGCGTGGCTCGGCACCTCCGAGGGGATCGGCGCGGCAGGGGCGTCGCTGGCGGAGCTGTTCGCCCTGCGCTCGGGGCGGACGCCCGCCGTGCCGCCCGCGCCGCCCGAGACGACGGGGCTCTACCTCTGA
- a CDS encoding peptidoglycan recognition protein family protein, which produces MSVAIDIVSRKDWGARAPRGSYSSLSRNKGVKVHYTGGRVEPSIVDDHARCVAMVKSIQNFHMDGNGWIDIGYSMVACPHRKVFVGRGPGHVCAANGAGLNTNHYAVLALVGNSGLVQPNDDMLLGVLDAIDYLREHGGAGTEVKGHRDGYSTDCPGDVLYAWVKKGAPRPGGGETPPDNGPKEHPKFPGRLLKYPPITRGEDVRTWQAQMKKRGAAVDVDGAYGPASREICLDFQREQGLDADGVVGKLTWDAAWEAPVS; this is translated from the coding sequence ATGTCCGTGGCCATCGACATCGTGTCGCGCAAAGACTGGGGAGCCCGTGCCCCACGAGGCTCCTATTCCTCGCTGTCCCGCAACAAAGGCGTCAAGGTGCACTACACCGGCGGCCGGGTCGAGCCGTCGATCGTCGACGACCACGCCCGCTGCGTCGCCATGGTGAAATCCATCCAGAACTTCCACATGGACGGCAACGGCTGGATCGACATCGGCTACAGCATGGTCGCCTGCCCGCACCGCAAGGTCTTCGTCGGACGCGGCCCCGGGCACGTCTGCGCCGCCAACGGCGCGGGCCTCAACACCAACCACTACGCCGTCCTGGCCCTGGTCGGGAACTCCGGCCTCGTCCAGCCCAACGACGACATGCTGCTCGGCGTCCTCGACGCCATCGACTACCTCCGCGAGCACGGCGGCGCCGGGACCGAGGTCAAGGGTCACCGCGACGGCTACTCCACCGACTGCCCCGGCGACGTGCTGTACGCCTGGGTGAAGAAGGGGGCCCCGCGCCCCGGCGGCGGCGAGACGCCCCCGGACAACGGCCCGAAGGAGCACCCGAAGTTCCCCGGCCGGCTGCTGAAGTACCCGCCGATCACCCGCGGCGAGGACGTCCGCACCTGGCAGGCCCAGATGAAGAAGCGCGGCGCGGCCGTCGACGTGGACGGCGCCTACGGTCCCGCCTCCCGCGAGATCTGCCTCGACTTCCAGCGCGAGCAGGGCCTCGACGCCGACGGAGTCGTCGGGAAGCTCACCTGGGACGCCGCCTGGGAGGCCCCGGTCTCCTGA
- a CDS encoding methylmalonyl-CoA mutase family protein: MRVQPEQFDPAAGFPPASRDDWARLALGVLRRSGAEPGSPEEALASLSFTTYDDVTVAPLYDAADLPAGSGVPGFAPYVRGARAVGGAWDVRQRHAHPDPDLTREAVLADLENGVTSLWLVLGEGGLDLAHLPRALGGVHLDLAPVVLDAGAGTAAAADAYLRLAAGRGVAPAGGNLGADPLGLRARTGAPVSLDLAGLARRAAEFPGLRAVTVDATPYHDAGGSDAEELGCSIATGVAYLRALTDAGLTVEQALAQIEFRYAATADQFLTIAKFRAARMLWARVAEACGAPGHGGQVQHAVTSSAMMTARDPWVNMLRTTLACFGAGAGGARAVTVQPFDARLGLPDAFARRIARNTHALLVEEAGVAHVADPAGGSWYVERLTADLAAAAWDWLQDIERAGGAGAALERLIPERLAATWARRSRDIARRTFPVTGVSEFPNLGEKRPARPAAPEPAAGGLPRVRYAGAFEDLRDRADRAEPRPRVFLATIGPVAAHTARASFAANLFEAGGLATVAGGPRTDPAEIAEEFRRSGAAVACLCSSDRLYAEHAAPVAAALRRAGATRVWLAGKGDHEGVDAVLHAGCDALDVLHATFDDLGVAP; the protein is encoded by the coding sequence ATGAGGGTGCAGCCTGAGCAGTTCGACCCGGCCGCCGGGTTCCCGCCCGCCTCGCGGGACGACTGGGCCCGGCTCGCCCTGGGCGTGCTGCGCCGCTCGGGGGCCGAGCCCGGCTCCCCGGAGGAGGCCCTGGCCTCGTTGTCCTTCACGACCTACGACGACGTGACCGTCGCGCCCCTGTACGACGCCGCCGACCTGCCCGCCGGCTCGGGGGTGCCGGGCTTCGCGCCCTACGTCAGAGGCGCCCGGGCGGTGGGCGGCGCGTGGGACGTCCGCCAGCGCCACGCCCACCCCGACCCGGACCTGACGCGCGAGGCCGTGCTCGCCGACCTGGAGAACGGCGTCACCTCGCTGTGGCTGGTCCTCGGCGAGGGCGGCCTGGACCTCGCGCACCTGCCCCGGGCCCTGGGGGGCGTCCACCTCGACCTCGCCCCCGTCGTGCTGGACGCCGGAGCGGGCACGGCCGCCGCCGCGGACGCCTACCTGCGGCTGGCCGCCGGGCGCGGCGTCGCCCCCGCGGGCGGCAACCTCGGCGCCGACCCGCTCGGGCTTCGGGCGCGCACCGGCGCCCCGGTCTCCCTCGACCTGGCGGGGCTCGCCCGCCGCGCCGCCGAGTTCCCCGGGCTGCGTGCCGTCACCGTGGACGCCACCCCCTACCACGACGCGGGCGGCTCCGACGCCGAGGAGCTCGGCTGCTCGATCGCCACCGGCGTCGCCTACCTGCGCGCGCTCACCGACGCGGGCCTCACCGTCGAGCAGGCCCTCGCGCAGATCGAGTTCCGCTACGCCGCCACGGCCGACCAGTTCCTCACGATCGCCAAGTTCCGCGCGGCCCGCATGCTGTGGGCGCGCGTCGCCGAGGCGTGCGGGGCGCCCGGCCACGGCGGGCAGGTCCAGCACGCGGTGACCTCCTCGGCCATGATGACCGCACGCGACCCGTGGGTGAACATGCTGCGCACCACCTTGGCCTGCTTCGGCGCGGGCGCGGGCGGCGCGCGGGCCGTCACCGTCCAGCCCTTCGACGCCCGCCTCGGCCTGCCCGACGCCTTCGCCCGGCGGATCGCCCGCAACACCCACGCCCTGCTGGTCGAGGAGGCCGGCGTCGCCCACGTCGCCGACCCGGCCGGCGGCTCCTGGTACGTCGAGCGGCTCACCGCAGACCTGGCCGCCGCGGCCTGGGACTGGTTGCAGGACATCGAGCGCGCCGGGGGAGCCGGGGCGGCGCTGGAGCGGCTGATCCCCGAGCGGCTGGCCGCCACCTGGGCGCGCAGGTCCCGCGACATCGCCCGCAGGACCTTCCCCGTCACCGGCGTCAGCGAGTTCCCGAACCTCGGCGAGAAGCGCCCGGCCAGGCCCGCGGCGCCCGAGCCCGCGGCGGGCGGCCTGCCCCGGGTCCGCTACGCCGGGGCGTTCGAGGACCTGCGCGACCGCGCCGACCGCGCCGAGCCCCGGCCGCGGGTCTTCCTGGCCACGATCGGCCCGGTGGCCGCCCACACCGCGCGGGCGTCCTTCGCCGCCAACCTCTTCGAGGCCGGCGGCCTGGCCACGGTCGCCGGCGGGCCGCGGACCGACCCGGCCGAGATCGCCGAGGAGTTCCGCCGCAGCGGCGCCGCCGTCGCGTGCCTGTGCTCCAGCGACCGCCTGTACGCCGAGCACGCCGCCCCGGTGGCCGCCGCGCTGCGCCGGGCGGGCGCCACGCGCGTCTGGCTGGCGGGCAAGGGCGATCACGAGGGCGTGGACGCGGTGCTGCACGCCGGGTGCGACGCGCTGGACGTGCTGCACGCCACCTTCGACGACCTGGGAGTGGCCCCATGA